In Pyrus communis chromosome 1, drPyrComm1.1, whole genome shotgun sequence, the following are encoded in one genomic region:
- the LOC137728222 gene encoding protein WHAT'S THIS FACTOR 9, mitochondrial, producing the protein MTMSLIRKLPHRFNTIRTFVNAKVKWVRDPYLDYVVEREKDLKQSISLKNQILSNPSRSLPLSAASLLKPHLDLPTTSSKFFHKYPSFFSIFQPSPGLPPHVKLTPQILSLHKEESAIHTFMPSKYNAIERLSKVLMLTRGTKLPMHLINRLKWDLGLPHDIVGTLFADFPDYFQVCEVEDAVTGKLELALGLVCWRKELAFSQLEKRAIMVDLSEKMSKHIAFPMNFPNGFDLDKRVKDWVEEWQRLPYISPYENAAHLSANSDQAEKWTVAVLHEVLWLMVSKKTERENLYVLGEYLGFERSRLKKAVGHHPGIFYVSNKIRTQTVVLREAYRKNFLIEKHPLMGIRYRYIHLMNKIPRRHNSNLVLAPGGRRLISVS; encoded by the coding sequence ATGACTATGTCTCTGATTAGGAAACTCCCCCATCGGTTCAACACCATCAGGACCTTTGTGAACGCCAAGGTAAAATGGGTCCGAGATCCATACTTGGACTACGTAGTTGAACGAGAGAAAGACCTTAAACAATCCATTTCTTTGAAGAACCAAATCCTCTCCAATCCTTCCCGgtccctccctctctctgcaGCCTCTTTGCTCAAACCCCACCTTGATCTCCCCACCACATCCTCCAAATTTTTCCATAAATATCCTTCCTTCTTCTCCATATTCCAGCCCTCCCCTGGCCTCCCTCCCCATGTCAAGCTCACCCCACAAATCCTCTCTCTCCACAAAGAAGAGTCAGCCATTCATACCTTCATGCCTAGCAAATACAATGCCATTGAACGACTTTCTAAGGTTTTGATGCTCACCAGAGGGACCAAGTTGCCCATGCACCTGATTAACAGATTGAAATGGGATCTGGGTCTACCTCATGATATTGTGGGTACCCTTTTTGCTGATTTCCCAGATTATTTTCAGGTTTGTGAGGTTGAGGATGCAGTAACTGGGAAACTAGAGCTTGCGTTGGGGCTTGTTTGTTGGAGAAAGGAGCTTGCTTTCTCTCAATTGGAGAAAAGGGCGATAATGGTTGACCTGAGTGAGAAGATGTCAAAGCACATTGCATTTCCAATGAATTTTCCAAATGGGTTTGATTTGGATAAGAGGGTGAAAGATTGGGTTGAGGAATGGCAGAGATTGCCATATATTTCACCATACGAAAATGCAGCCCATCTTTCAGCAAATAGCGATCAGGCGGAGAAGTGGACGGTGGCAGTGCTTCATGAGGTTCTTTGGCTTATGGTTTCCAAGAAGACCGAGAGGGAAAATTTGTATGTTTTGGGAGAGTATTTGGGGTTCGAAAGGTCTAGGTTGAAAAAGGCTGTGGGGCATCACCCAGGAATCTTTTATGTTTCAAATAAAATTAGGACACAGACTGTGGTACTAAGGGAGGCATATAGGAAGAACTTCTTGATTGAGAAGCACCCATTAATGGGTATTCGGTATCGGTACATTCATCTCATGAATAAGATACCAAGAAGGCATAATTCGAATCTTGTTTTGGCCCCTGGTGGTAGAAGACTGATTTCTGTCAGCTGA